The segment GCTTGACCGGCCAGCGCACCAGACCGCCCGAGTTCGACGACTGCTCGTTGCTCACGAACGAGTCCATGAACATCGGCCACGACAGGTACATGATCAGAATCGCCATCGGCAGCAGGAAAAACAGCACCCCGAATATCTCGATGTAGATCTGCTTGCGCTTGGACAGCCGCGACGACAGGATGTCGACCCGCACGTGTTCGTTCTTGAGCAGGGTATAGCCCGCCGTCAGCAGGAACATGGCACCAAACATGTACCACTGCAGCTCCAGCCACGCGTTCGAGCTCATCTCGAACACCTTGCG is part of the Bordetella petrii genome and harbors:
- a CDS encoding TRAP transporter small permease subunit, which produces RKVFEMSSNAWLELQWYMFGAMFLLTAGYTLLKNEHVRVDILSSRLSKRKQIYIEIFGVLFFLLPMAILIMYLSWPMFMDSFVSNEQSSNSGGLVRWPVKLLIPVGFALLVLAGISRLIKCVGYLCGQAPDPLARAEGKSAEEQLAEEIAREAQAREAAQQHQEDKGR